The DNA region GGGATTAAAGCAAAGCAAATCACAAAGTTAGCATCGAGGGACCAGTACAGCTATCCTACTAGACATATTAAATGCATGCTTTTGCAACATGGGAGGTCCTTAACCAGCTACCTTGGCACCACAAGGTATCAAGGCAAATACTGGTATGCTTTTTCCAAAATTTAAGAGCAGTAGTCTCACTTCCCTGAATTATATATGAGGCAAACATTGTATATCTAATTTGTTCTGTAGGGCATATATTGTCTTTATTTTCATATATCAGCTTTTCTCAAGTGCGTGGACTGTGGAACCTATTTAATTAATAGGTTTGACAGATGGCGACACAAACTATAGTGAGCTAACACTCCTCTCCTATTTTTGTAGATGATGAAAAAGGCTAACTGATTTGTTTATTTTAAGCATCCAAACCTAATAGGGTGTTCGCCAGTCGCCACATAGCCATCGCGCGCTTTTGGTTGATCTAGCCATCATTGAAGTTCACTAAGGTCTTAATCGGCTGCTATTTGATCATTTTTATGTACTATAAATGGTGATCCATTGTTGTTTTCATCAACATCCTAGACGTCAGTCTTCTGTACGTGTCAATGGCAGCTAATATCCTCCTGTTGTTATTAttcttttttggggggggggggggggtgctgtCACGATCGTACTCCATGACTGACCAACTAACTGACTGGGCCCTTCCGCATTGACTGCATGCTTTACCAACCTATAGAACCAACTGTGGAGCTGATCCGCACTTCATTGCTCCTATTTGTGTGTGTTGTGAAATTAGGGAAGATGAAATATGGGGCCATGGTCTTTGTCACCCAATTCAGTCATCTTGCTTTCTTCCATCCGATGTTTTACGTACGGAGTATGATGTAGCGTTCAGTTTTCTTTTTGAAGGGAAGTGTTGAAGTCTTTTAATTTGGTTGCTAATGCTGGATTAATAATATGTCACAGTTAAAAGACGCCACAGCTGAAGCTTATTACATGAACTGATATTTTGCTTCACTGTGTACTCAATACTGACTCTTAATTTGTGTATGAACAATCTTATGCAGTCTGGTGTGCTGTCTCAATTTAGTTGGTTgctatctgttttttttttgcgtagACATTGCATTCAATTATCAATTAAGCCCCCAAACCCGGAATCCGTGATTTTTTTGCCTGGAGGCAACAGTTCCGCTGGTCATTATGGCTTGTGTCAGTCGTTTGCTAACTTGGTTgcttataattaattatttttgttttagatttcTTATTGAATGATGAGAAATAGACGATATCGTTTAATAACTTTATTGTAAATAAATGATCCAAGTATGGAGTTCACCTCTGTCAAAATGTTTCTACACCAGTTTGACAGCATCCGGTAGTTCCCGAATGACGCTCTCATAGTCTCATTTATTACATatttagggtttgtttggtaCAGCTTCGTGATCATGTTGGGTCTAaagtttatatgataaaataaaatagtttaaatttttatttttagtctaaattAGAATTTAGATGGTTCAGCTAAATACCTTCAATCCATTCACAGCTTTAGATCTAAGATTTTTTAAAGTGAGATTTGACCGGTTTAAAAAATCTTAGATCTGAAGTTAGGTTAGATAGGGCCTTACATGAAAATGGGATTCACAATAGACAACATATATCTAGGTATATAACCTTTGTTTCTTCACTGGAGCAACAGAAATGCCAAATTTGTCGTCACTGATGCATGCACTTAGTCAACATTTTGCTTTGAATTGACTAAAGGAATTGAGATGATACAGGAAATAATTGTGCTATTTGCTTGTTTCTCTTTCATTATGTCTTTGTCCAGCCGAAAATTGTGGCACTACTAGACTTATGCTCTGTGCTTTGAAATGACTGTGTTGTTATCCAATAAAATAGGTCTTATTTTCACAAATATCAACTTCATCATATTCCAGATGTTCTTTTGATGGAAACCAACATCAGTCCGAAAATGGAAGAAAATCCACAATTACAAGATATTTATTTCCTTTTATTAGAAGGCGACACCACTGATATTGATATATAGCTTGATATGATACTGATACATAGCAAAGGTTTCACCAGTGTGACTATCATGACGGGGACTGCGTATACATACAAGTAAGCCTTTAATAAATACACAGAGCTTGACACAGTAGTGATTAACGTTACTATATGGTTTCCTAAGCTGGATGTAGTAATAGAGATACCTATGATACGATGCAATCTTAGCTGCTTGCATTTTGCACCAACCACTCTACCAAATACTTGATCTAGGACAGTGACTTGTCGACCATACTTGTTTAACCATAAGCAAATTGTTGTTCTTTTTACTTCAGATGACGAGGCTGCCTTCTACACCATGGAGCATCCCATGTGAATGGTCGGCCGGGTTGCTCCTGCCCAGCAGCTCCTCGATCATCTGCAGTGCAATCCTCTCCTCGTCGTCCATGGTCGGTGGCGAGTCCGTCATCGTGGACGTGGGCGTTGTCGCCGCACCATCGCTGGGCGTGGGCTCCTCGCTGGACGACGCTGCCGTGGCCGCGTCCTTGTTGAGCTCCACGGTCATGACCCAGCTGGAGTCGGCGCGGGCGCCCGCGCGCTTCTGCCAGACGCCAATGTGGGACTTCTCCGGGTCGAGGCGGAGGCAGGTCAGCGACGGGGACGGCGTCTTGCAGCACTTGCGGAGCTTGGCGCTGAGGATCTGCGACAGGTTACTGCCGCCCGCGGCGGAGgacgagccgccgccgccacggacGTCCCACGCCACCGACACCGGGGCGAGCTCCCCGGTGGCGCTTCTCGGGACGGGGAAGTTGGTCTTGGCGTTGCGGCCGCTCATCAGGACGGCGGCCTCGTCGTACGCCCGCGCGGCCTCCTCGGCCGTCTCGAAGGTGCCCAGCCACACTCTCCTCTTACTGCATTCAACCACGCACGTTGGAAAccgttcatgcatgcatgcatttggcCTCAACACTTCATGAAAACGAAAGAACGCAGCAAGCTTGCAAAGCACACGATCGAGCAAAATGTATCCTTCAAGACAGGACAGCGGCATAGTGCAGTAGTAGCTAGGGGAGCTTTGGGGTCTTACAGTAGAGGGTGCCTGATCTCGGAGACCCACGAGCCCCAGTGGCGCTGCCTGACGCCGCGGAACTTCTTCTTTGATTGCACCATGGTAATCCTCAGCAGGGCAGGTTCTCTGCCAGGGAAGGAAGGACCGATCGAGGAGGCTGGCAGGCTGCAGAGCGGAGGGAATGAGCACCAAGCAGGCAGTGTGTGTCCAGGAGTGGGTGAGGGTGTGTGGGGAGGAGTAAACTACTCCAGTGTGCGTCCCTGTTCCCTTCCTGTGAATATAAACTACCCACCCCTGTACTTGCGCCTGCAGTGCAGCGTTAAATGTGGTTAGATAGATAGAGTAGATGCACATGCATGGCCCCAGTTGTGCGCGCGCGCGAGCatgtgtgcgtgtgcgtgtgcgtgtgtgtgagagagagatttgGGATCAGTAACTGGGAGTACTTTTGTCTTGCGTTCCACGTATCTGCCAGTGGCCTAGCTAGCTTCTTGGCACAGTGGCATGCCCGGACCTGCAATCCTGCATGCTAGTTGCTGTACACTAGTAGGACTCGAGAGTACATTACGGGAATATTTGTGTTAAATTTCTGTGACCATCCAGCAAGAACTTTTGAAATCAACCCATGGAGGTTGGGGCAGCTGTGGGGTCAGTAGCAGTAACAGCAAGCGTGTAGCAACGGATAATTGAAACTGAAGAAGGGTAAGCTagacaaaaaagaagagagtacgagggagagaagaagaagaggggtcCCTGATGGGGGTGTGCAGTGTGCTGTCGGTGGACTGTAGCGGGTGGCACAGGCATAACCACCCTCGCTGCTGCCAGTACGCCGGTAATAAACTCCCCCACCTACGCCGGCCCTTGGCGACCTCATTTATGATGGCGCTGCTGGAGCCCAGCCCCCGGTGATCAAAGCGCTGAGCTGAGGttatccatgcatgcatggtgcatCAATCTATCCCAGCTCTTGTTGTGCTCCTTACCAGTGGCTGCCTGGTTGCCAGTTATCTCCTGCTGCGCGGTGAGTGCAAAATGCTAATCAAGCTAACTGAATCCACGCTAGCTGCTGCTTGCATTTCGGCTGTAGATTATCTTGCTGCAGACGTGAAAAGGAATGTACCATGCACAACTCCACCAGACTGATGTTATGGTGAAGGAAGCAGTTGAGCAAAAGACTAGCTAGGATCTACAACTCCACCAGTCCACGCGCTGTAGGCGTTCTTCACCCATGTCCATGGGACGACACTGCACTAGCAGAGCAGCTAGCCGAGCAGTTGGCCGGCAATAACTGAGCCCGGCCGGCCTGTCCATCCAATCCATGCATCCATAACCCACGAGGGCAACCAATCCATCCATCAATCAATCGGGGACagggagggagccaatcatccatccatccatagcAACAGAAGCATCGTAAAAAGGTAACTATGAGTACTCCTTTTACAGTTGGTGGCTCCACTCAGATACGGGTGTCAGTGAGTTCTCCGCGGGATCGATGGAACCTTCTGCCGCTCACTCCATCTGCCGCCGTACACGCACGAGCTGCTTTTCCATGGAAAGTGCAGGCGGGCAGAGGGCAGAGGCAGGTTCGGTTGGCTGTCCTGGACTGTCAGGACCTGTCGTGTAAAAGTGGTTACAAGGTGAGCATGCAGTAACAGAGTAACTACACGCTCACGGCTCATCGAGCAAGCTGGTACCACTCGTCCACTCTTCCTTGTCAATCTAGCTAGCAGAGTAGCAGCAAGCAAGCAGTATTTGGCCATCGATTGCTTCATATAGTTTTCCTTCTATCTCATTATCTGAATGGAAATGATATTGTTGATGGTCTTGTCTTCTGTAACTCTGCAATGTGACACGCACATATCGTCTATCTCAACCGTTCATCCATTTCATCCATATGTTGATTCTATTATATATTTCATGTTTTTTCCACCGACCTTCTAGCACAAATCTTAATGTAAATACACGACTGAGATATATACGGGGTGTGTGCGCACCGTGTTTTGAAAATTTCCCCTTCAATTCATCTCGTACTGAGCAAGGATCAAATCTATCTACGACATTGAACTGCAGTCTTACAAAAAGTATTAAAAGTCCTCATCATGCTCAGTGTCGCGTCGCAAGGCTGCGTGCCCGGCGACCATGCCCAGGAGCCAGTGTGTGGCCATGGCATGGTTTTGTCGAGGTCCGGCGTGTGCGGTCGGCGGTGGTGGTGTGGTGATTGTTCATGCATGGGTCAAGGTCAATAACCCCGTGACTTAGTCCTTGTTGCCAAGGTGAGGGGAGGGGCTGTCTGTCTGTCTCTTCTCATCCACATCATTCTGTTGTCAATGGTTGGAGGTCCTAGCAGTGTATGCTCATCGTGATTTCTCTTGACTGTGATGTCAGTGGCAGACCTAGGTTTGAAtcaaggaggggaggggggtaATTTCTATGGACTGAAATTGAATCAATGGGAGGGAAACGAGGGCTGCTAAGTGCTCACCAATATGGTCCTCGATGGCTCCGTCCTTTTCTTCAGTCTTCAGCAGCTCAGCTCAACGTCGGCTGACCAAGGAGGAGGGGAGCCATTGAGCCAGGACCGGGCACCGGCAGTCGCAGGCGGCACACCACATGCCTTAGCCGTAGTTCTGCGCGGATGTGCCCTGCAAGGTGAGGCCGAGCGCTCGACAACCTAAGCAGGGCAGGATCTGGAGCGGAGGTCAGAGGTCGAGTAGGATCTAGAGGCCGAGCAACAACCAATCTAGAGCCTGGACGTTCATGGCTTTGGATTTAAAAGCCATCGAGGGCCCTGGGACGTGGGGTAGTTGGCCGACGGAGGGAGGGGAGTGGCACTGCAATTATGCGATGGATAGCCGTGGAGGGCCACGGGGGAGGCAGGGGCCCTGGGGCCAGGTCGAGGGCCGAGCAGGGGGGCGAAGGTCGTTTCAACGGTGCTCTAGCCTAGTCTAGTTAGGAAGTTTGCCCactgtatttacaatttttattcgattttttcttaattaacaCAAGTCAATtcatcattttttctttttattaatataatataCAGGTAGTTCTCctgtcgatttttttttttttaaagtgaaGTCTTACTAGGATCGCTGTTCCAGCTTTCATGAAAGCCCGCGAGTGGTTGGCGACTTCCCCAAACTTACGTACAGGAGTCAATCACTGGCTTATACTGGTACGCGCCGTGCTAAGCACTCAACACCAAAGTAGTTTTTCCATACTGGTACGCGCTCTGAGCTCTCCCCCCATGATcgactctctctttctctctctaaaagCGTCCGTCCGTCCTAGAGATGGACAGCGCAATAAAGCTAGTGGTATTGGTGTTTTTACTGACTTTTGAGCAGCCCGTGGTATTAACTCCAGTGTGGGCTTTCTCGTGCATGGGTCAGCACCAAACACCATCACTCACTCACTAACAGTACAGCTACTGCCTCTGTCTTGGGTTGGCAACACGGaaaaccgggggggggggggtcttggGTGTCATATTTTCTGCTGTTCTTCGATCAACATTGTCACTAACAGTTCAATTCTGGAGCAATACTGTCTGTCAGTTATGTATTAAACGTTGcaattttttatgcttttgaacattAATTTCAGGTCGAGATCGGATCATCAACTGGAGCTGCCGCTTAGCTACGTTTGCCAAGTCGATATTGAGCAGTGTTGTGCCAGCAACCGGTAAAGCTATCGCTGAGGAACAGTGGCAAAGCATGTTGACTCTTCATGGTGCACATGCACTAGGGTAAAGAATACAGTACAATGCTATTTAGTGAAATATTGTTTGAAAATTTATATGTTGATATAAGTATGATGAGGTGACACACCGGGATATTATTTGCTCTAGCTTCGCCACTGGAAAGGAATGTGAGATAACCGCATTATTACCTGATCTAGTGATCTTAATATAGTTGGGTTAGGGTTAACCCAGATTTGGTGTCTAGCAACTAGTAATCCTTTTCTGGGATGGGCAAGTGATCCAGTTAGCCTTGTCCATTTCATGATCAGACGTTCAATGACGTCTAATTATATGTGACTGACTCTAAAAACTCACTGAGCAGGGAGGGGCCGGGAAAGTCGAGGGAGAAAGATCGATAGAGGTGGAGAGTTTGTACTAAGAAAATAACCGTAATCAGAATATGGTTGCAGATTTATTAGCAAATTTTACAAGAACGAGCCATGATATAGATGTTCTGTTACTTCGCTCTCTGAACTATATTATAATAGCAATTACTGTACATTATAACTTTAGTCCTAAGTAATAAAGCTCTCTTATTCCAAAAAAAAGCATGGGATAAAAAAGACACCACGTTGCGAGGCTTGGCTGAGCACAATAATGAGGCTGTCGCACGGTGGTTAACAGATGTAGCTGTAGGTTTTCTGTAGTCCTGTAGACTGTAGTTGCATTTGTATGTTCGGGCTGGAGCCTGTTGCTGGGCCCTCTGAACAAATTGACCAAGTAGCCAGGCACGATCAGAATCAGATGGCCCTAGCGCTCTCTCTCCATCTAGTCAGTCATATTCTCTCTCTTGGCCTCACTCGACACATTATTTATCGCTTGGCATTTTCCTTTCGTAAGAAGAACCGAGCCGATGACCGGACCGGATCACATGGCGTGTATGCTTGGCTATTCTGGTCGCGTCGTCGGGGCCGACGAGCCTAACACAGCTAGCTAGCGGCATGCTTCCACGGGGGCCGGCGTTGCTGCTGCATGCGCGCTTGTGCGATAGATGCGACACAAGAACGCTAACCCGATTGCCTCCCTAGCTGCTGGCATCACCACCCGCGGCCGGTGATGTCCTCACTATCTCGTTGTCACTACTATTGAAATATCTTTTACAAATAATTTTAAACTCCTATTACAAACAATTTTTTAGACATCaaaaaagtatatatatatgtatcaaCATACCTCAAACGGAAAAAATCCGTATGTAACATAACAGGACAAGAACAAACAAAAATCATATACTGATATTGTGAGAgatcggtgacgttctaagaagggtaaattaggatatttaaagctattttagttaaaaaataacacaagataaacctatatcaatttctatctaaatatactctatatttacctagtgtatctactctactgatTAAACTG from Phragmites australis chromosome 8, lpPhrAust1.1, whole genome shotgun sequence includes:
- the LOC133925948 gene encoding ethylene-responsive transcription factor WIN1-like, which gives rise to MVQSKKKFRGVRQRHWGSWVSEIRHPLLKRRVWLGTFETAEEAARAYDEAAVLMSGRNAKTNFPVPRSATGELAPVSVAWDVRGGGGSSSAAGGSNLSQILSAKLRKCCKTPSPSLTCLRLDPEKSHIGVWQKRAGARADSSWVMTVELNKDAATAASSSEEPTPSDGAATTPTSTMTDSPPTMDDEERIALQMIEELLGRSNPADHSHGMLHGVEGSLVI